In the genome of Bacillota bacterium, the window CTATAGTTTTCTCGATGACAGTATACCTTTTTAGTTGCTCTTGTGACATCAGATAATTCACCTTACCTTTCATAGTGACATTTTATCAAAATAATTAACAAGGTGACATTATCACAAAATAAACACAAAAAAAAAAAAGGTGACATTATCACAAAATAAACACAAAGTTTATCACAAAAATACTTGCATTTGCATATAATATGAAATATAATATTTGTATATTTGCATAAACGAATATATTGATTAAAGGAGGGAGTAGATGAAAAGCATTGTTGATATATTGAAAGCTCTATCGGATGAAACGCGTTTGAGAATAATAAATCTTTTGTATGTAAAAGAGCTTTGTGTTTGTGATATTGTTAAGACTTTGAATATAACCCAAACAAAAGCCTCAAGACACCTGCAATACCTAAAAAATGCAGGGCTTGTACAGGATAGAAAACATGCACAATGGGTATATTATTCAATAACAGAGAACAAGAATATTAAGTTTCTGGACACTCTGATATATGAAAATATTAGTATGTTGGAACCGTTTAAGTCCGATTTGAACAACCTGAGAGCTTGGCTAAAAAGTAAAAATATTGTATGTGATTAAATGAGAGGAGTTTTAACTATTTCAAGTAGTGTTATTATAAGCAACATTATGTGTATATTGCTGACCAACTTAAACTTCCTATTTTAAAAATTAAAATGTTTGATGACGAAATCATAGTAATTGACAATAAAATTTTTTGGAGGTTGATCAAATGAGTAAACAGAAGGCAGTAAAAGAAAAAACAGGGGGCATAGGTTTTTTTGAGAAATATTTAACTATTTGGGTTGCTTTGTGTATTATAGCAGGGGTTGCAATAGGACAGTTGATTCCGGCGTTTCCCAGCACACTTAGTAAATTTGAATATGCCAACGTGTCCATACCGGTGGCTATCCTGATATGGCTTATGATCTATCCAATGATGCTCAAGATAGATTTCAGAAGCATTGTAAACGCAACAAAGAAGCCAAAGGGCTTGATTGTTACATGTGTTACTAATTGGTTGATAAAGCCCTTTACTATGTATTTAATTGCAGCATTCTTCCTATATGTTATATTTAAGCAGCTGATTCCGGCTGACCTTGCAAAGGAGTATCTTGCAGGAGCGGTCTTGTTAGGAGCAGCACCTTGTACTGCGATGGTATTTGTATGGAGCTATTTGACAAAAGGAGACCCGGCTTACACGCTGGTTCAGGTTGCAGTCAATGACCTTATCATACTGGTGGCATTTACTCCAATCGTAGCATTTTTACTCGGAGTAAGTGGAGTATCAATCCCATGGGACACACTTATACTTTCAGTGGTATTGTTTGTTGTAATACCGCTTACAGCAGGGTTTGTCACACGTAATCTTGTAATTAAAAATAGGGGACTGGATTATTTCAATGAAGTATTTTTAAAGAAGTTTGGCAATATCACAATTATTGGGTTATTACTCACACTGATTATAATATTCTCCTTCCAGGGAGAGATAATATTATCCAACCCTGTTCATATTTTGCTGATAGCAATACCATTGATTATACAGACATTCTTAATTTTCTTCATTGCATACGGATGGGCAAAGTTGTGGAAACTGCCTCATGATATTGCTGCACCTGCCGGTATGATTGGAGCCAGCAACTTCTTTGAGCTTGCTGTTGCAGTCGCAATCTCACTTTTCGGTTTGACATCCGGTGCAGCATTGGCTACGGTTGTAGGTGTACTGGTTGAAGTTCCTGTTATGCTGACACTGGTAAGAATAGCAAATAAAACAAGGCACTGGTTCCCTCAGAATAATGGTAAGCGCCTAATAAAAAGGTGTCTTACATTTTGAACCTCCATATGAGATAATGCTAACAACAAAGTCTTTAGACTTTTTAGAGTTTTTCGACTCTTACCCAAAAGTCTAAAATATTGGAGG includes:
- the arsB gene encoding ACR3 family arsenite efflux transporter, giving the protein MSKQKAVKEKTGGIGFFEKYLTIWVALCIIAGVAIGQLIPAFPSTLSKFEYANVSIPVAILIWLMIYPMMLKIDFRSIVNATKKPKGLIVTCVTNWLIKPFTMYLIAAFFLYVIFKQLIPADLAKEYLAGAVLLGAAPCTAMVFVWSYLTKGDPAYTLVQVAVNDLIILVAFTPIVAFLLGVSGVSIPWDTLILSVVLFVVIPLTAGFVTRNLVIKNRGLDYFNEVFLKKFGNITIIGLLLTLIIIFSFQGEIILSNPVHILLIAIPLIIQTFLIFFIAYGWAKLWKLPHDIAAPAGMIGASNFFELAVAVAISLFGLTSGAALATVVGVLVEVPVMLTLVRIANKTRHWFPQNNGKRLIKRCLTF
- a CDS encoding winged helix-turn-helix transcriptional regulator; the encoded protein is MKSIVDILKALSDETRLRIINLLYVKELCVCDIVKTLNITQTKASRHLQYLKNAGLVQDRKHAQWVYYSITENKNIKFLDTLIYENISMLEPFKSDLNNLRAWLKSKNIVCD